Proteins encoded together in one Formosa sp. Hel3_A1_48 window:
- the hisD gene encoding histidinol dehydrogenase, translated as MEIIKNPNPAQWGQILKRPTQSLEALNNTVDEVFAQVRENGDEALKSYTKAFDGVNVADLAVSEEEFKAAEDNLSAALKKAILQAKSNIEKFHTAQQTPKVSVETQPGVRCWQEKRAIEAVGLYIPGGSAPLFSTVLMLAIPAKIAGCTSVILCTPPNEKGSIASEIIYTAALCGVKSIYKVGGIQAIAAMTFGTQSISRVSKIFGPGNQYVTAAKQAATKFGVAIDMPAGPSELLVMADASANPDFVASDLLSQAEHGADSQVVLVSTNETLLKNVSKAVVLQTKSLNRKAIIEQALKNMKLIGVSDDSTAVDLINFYGPEHYIIATSNNSYFVDNVLNAGSVFIGDYTPESAGDYASGTNHTLPTNGYAKAYSGVNLDSFLKSITFQEISKEGLKNLGPTIELMAEAEGLMAHKNAVTIRLKTLSNES; from the coding sequence ATGGAAATCATAAAGAATCCTAACCCAGCGCAATGGGGCCAGATTTTGAAGCGCCCCACACAGTCTCTAGAAGCCCTAAACAATACTGTTGATGAAGTATTTGCACAAGTACGAGAAAATGGTGATGAAGCCCTAAAATCATACACAAAGGCATTTGACGGTGTTAATGTAGCGGATCTTGCAGTGTCTGAAGAAGAATTTAAAGCTGCTGAAGATAATCTATCAGCTGCGCTTAAAAAAGCTATTCTACAAGCAAAATCTAACATAGAAAAATTCCACACAGCACAGCAAACACCAAAGGTTTCTGTTGAAACACAACCCGGAGTGCGCTGTTGGCAAGAAAAAAGGGCTATTGAAGCTGTAGGGCTTTATATTCCTGGGGGTAGCGCTCCATTGTTCTCCACAGTTTTGATGTTAGCGATTCCTGCAAAAATAGCAGGTTGTACTTCCGTAATTTTATGTACGCCACCAAATGAAAAAGGATCGATTGCCAGTGAAATTATTTATACAGCTGCTCTTTGTGGGGTGAAAAGCATCTATAAAGTGGGCGGTATTCAAGCAATAGCGGCAATGACTTTTGGAACCCAGAGCATCAGTCGTGTTTCAAAAATATTTGGCCCCGGAAATCAGTATGTAACTGCTGCTAAACAAGCGGCTACAAAGTTTGGTGTTGCTATTGATATGCCTGCTGGTCCTAGCGAGTTGTTGGTGATGGCAGATGCTTCTGCTAATCCCGATTTTGTAGCCTCAGATTTATTGAGTCAAGCCGAACATGGAGCAGACAGCCAAGTGGTATTGGTCTCAACCAACGAAACCCTTCTTAAAAATGTTTCAAAAGCAGTGGTTTTACAAACCAAAAGTTTGAACCGGAAAGCGATCATCGAACAAGCCTTAAAAAACATGAAGTTGATTGGCGTTTCTGACGATAGCACAGCCGTAGATTTAATAAACTTTTATGGTCCAGAGCACTATATTATTGCTACCTCAAATAATTCATATTTTGTAGATAATGTTCTAAATGCAGGATCTGTATTTATTGGCGATTATACCCCTGAAAGTGCGGGTGATTACGCATCAGGAACTAACCATACACTTCCTACAAACGGTTATGCTAAAGCGTATTCTGGTGTGAACCTAGATAGCTTTCTGAAAAGTATTACGTTTCAAGAAATTTCAAAAGAAGGGCTTAAAAACTTAGGACCTACTATCGAATTAATGGCAGAAGCCGAAGGTCTTATGGCACATAAAAATGCGGTTACAATCCGTCTTAAAACACTAAGCAATGAATCTTAA
- a CDS encoding right-handed parallel beta-helix repeat-containing protein yields MKRYFYFLASFCFLLLWSSCRKDFDFTPTEGALRFSKDTVYLDTVFTNIGSSTYTLKVYNTSNNDISIPKIKLQEGQNSNYRLNVDGMTGDTPLTGKEFTDVELLAKDSMYIFIETTIDIQSLVSDDTQFLYTDAIEFGLNNKQTVELVTLVKDAVFIYPQQFTNPDGSTVIETLSFDVDGDGVSDETNIQGRFLEDDELNFTNEKPYVIYGYAAVDEGKTLNISAGARVHFHANSGLLVTNNASLHANGLLSTDDELLENEIIFEGDRLEPGFSEVPGQWQTIWLFSGSTDNKFDYTTIKNSTVGILVDGNQDDSSKLQINNSQIYNSSNFGVLGRATAITAENLVINKSGQSSFAATYGGNYNVTHSTIANYWSNSFRQFPALLLNNFITDSDQNIIPNNLNSANFTNCIIYGNDNPELLLDQIPEADFNFKFKNCLLLFNDPNNNFTGPYYNFNDTDFYENMLFNLDPEFLDPQQNKLQIPLTSPAAGQGTNAGSLGSDIRQISRPSPSDIGAYNAVDLEN; encoded by the coding sequence ATGAAGCGTTATTTTTATTTTTTAGCCTCTTTTTGTTTCTTACTCTTATGGAGTTCATGTCGGAAAGATTTTGATTTCACCCCCACTGAGGGAGCCTTAAGATTCTCAAAAGATACGGTCTATTTAGACACTGTATTTACTAATATTGGCTCGAGCACTTACACCCTAAAAGTGTACAACACTTCTAACAATGATATTTCCATTCCGAAAATTAAGCTTCAAGAAGGACAAAATTCCAATTATCGCCTAAATGTAGATGGAATGACTGGGGATACTCCGCTCACAGGAAAAGAATTTACGGATGTCGAATTATTAGCTAAAGACAGCATGTATATATTTATTGAAACCACAATCGACATACAATCATTGGTTTCTGATGACACTCAATTTTTATATACAGATGCTATTGAATTTGGACTCAACAACAAGCAAACCGTAGAGTTGGTTACACTAGTTAAAGATGCCGTTTTTATATACCCACAGCAATTTACCAACCCTGATGGCTCAACTGTAATAGAAACGCTCAGTTTTGATGTGGATGGTGATGGAGTTTCGGATGAAACCAATATCCAAGGACGATTTTTGGAAGATGATGAGTTGAATTTTACTAACGAAAAGCCCTATGTTATTTATGGTTATGCAGCCGTAGATGAAGGCAAAACACTTAACATTTCAGCTGGAGCTCGTGTGCATTTTCATGCGAATTCCGGTCTTTTGGTTACTAACAATGCATCTTTACACGCCAATGGCCTGTTGAGTACTGATGATGAACTTTTGGAAAATGAAATTATTTTTGAAGGTGACCGGCTAGAACCTGGTTTTTCAGAAGTCCCTGGGCAGTGGCAAACCATATGGTTATTTAGTGGCAGTACAGACAATAAATTTGACTACACGACTATCAAAAACAGCACCGTTGGTATTCTCGTTGACGGTAACCAAGACGATTCATCTAAACTTCAAATCAATAATTCACAAATATACAATTCAAGTAATTTTGGCGTTTTAGGGCGAGCCACAGCAATTACAGCTGAAAACTTGGTCATTAATAAAAGTGGGCAATCTTCCTTTGCAGCAACCTATGGAGGTAATTACAATGTCACTCACTCTACTATCGCCAACTACTGGAGTAACAGCTTCAGGCAATTTCCTGCACTACTCCTAAACAATTTTATAACGGATTCAGATCAGAATATTATACCTAACAATCTAAATTCTGCAAACTTTACCAATTGCATTATTTATGGAAATGATAATCCAGAATTGCTGTTGGATCAAATTCCAGAAGCTGATTTTAATTTTAAATTCAAAAATTGCTTACTGCTATTTAACGATCCGAACAACAATTTCACTGGACCGTATTATAACTTTAACGATACTGATTTTTATGAAAATATGCTGTTCAACTTAGATCCTGAATTTCTTGACCCTCAACAAAACAAATTACAAATTCCTTTGACCTCCCCTGCTGCAGGTCAAGGAACTAATGCGGGAAGTCTAGGAAGTGATATTAGACAAATTTCTCGACCTTCCCCTTCAGATATAGGTGCTTACAATGCCGTTGATTTAGAGAATTAA
- a CDS encoding acyl-CoA thioesterase, with protein sequence MQVYEQSRVVESQDIDHLNHVNNIRYLEWIQAIARAHWTSLTTQEQRQANVWVVLRHEIDYKASAFVGDSLRVKTYVSECAGVTSIRIVEIYNADTQKLLVNSKTKWCMTDPQTQRPKRIPNDILTIFD encoded by the coding sequence ATGCAAGTTTATGAACAATCGCGTGTTGTAGAATCCCAAGATATCGATCATTTGAATCACGTAAACAATATCCGTTATCTAGAATGGATACAGGCTATAGCTCGTGCTCACTGGACTTCTCTTACGACCCAGGAACAACGTCAAGCCAATGTTTGGGTTGTTTTGCGGCATGAAATAGATTACAAAGCTTCTGCTTTTGTTGGCGATTCCTTACGTGTTAAAACTTATGTTTCTGAATGTGCTGGAGTAACAAGCATTCGCATCGTAGAAATCTATAATGCTGATACACAAAAACTTTTAGTCAATAGCAAAACAAAGTGGTGCATGACTGACCCCCAAACACAACGCCCAAAACGCATCCCAAATGATATCTTAACCATTTTTGATTAA
- a CDS encoding glutaminyl-peptide cyclotransferase: MNFSKVLRIITIGIIAFGCGNTSKAVKSNFVIQTNAKKNIISNAEVLKLSLKNLNAIKVDSVQFMMNNTPISNLEDLKDVALGEKMIKALVYYDDDKEVVLQKLIVVNNKKPKLYTYELVNTYAHDINSYTQGLEFYNGILYESTGQYGESKLRALDYKNGKVIRNINLAPTYFGEGLTVLNDKIYQLTWREGRGLIYDVDNFEAIGSFNYGQSKEGWGLCNDGQQLYKTDGSENIWILNSNTLEEERFVQAYTNKGKLTNLNELEWVDGKIYANRYQKNGVAVINPKNGAIEAVIDFKDLKNKVTNHPGLDVLNGMAYNPKTQTLFLTGKRWDKLFEVRIIAQD, from the coding sequence ATGAATTTTTCTAAAGTATTGAGAATCATAACTATTGGAATAATTGCTTTTGGATGCGGAAATACGTCCAAAGCTGTTAAATCAAATTTCGTGATTCAAACCAATGCAAAAAAGAACATTATTAGCAATGCTGAAGTACTTAAATTGAGCTTAAAAAACCTCAATGCGATTAAAGTTGATTCTGTGCAGTTCATGATGAATAACACACCCATCTCCAATTTGGAAGATTTAAAAGATGTTGCCCTTGGAGAAAAAATGATTAAAGCTTTGGTGTATTATGATGATGACAAAGAAGTAGTTTTACAAAAACTTATTGTTGTCAATAACAAAAAACCAAAACTCTATACTTACGAATTGGTAAACACCTACGCACACGATATTAATTCATACACACAAGGATTAGAGTTTTACAATGGGATTCTGTACGAGAGTACGGGGCAATATGGCGAGTCAAAACTTAGAGCTTTAGACTACAAAAATGGTAAAGTGATAAGGAACATCAACTTAGCCCCTACTTATTTTGGAGAAGGGTTGACAGTTTTGAATGATAAAATATACCAGTTGACTTGGCGTGAAGGACGCGGACTGATTTATGATGTTGATAATTTTGAAGCAATTGGAAGTTTCAATTATGGGCAAAGCAAAGAAGGATGGGGCTTGTGTAATGATGGTCAACAACTGTATAAAACCGATGGATCAGAAAACATCTGGATTTTAAATTCAAATACATTAGAAGAAGAGCGTTTTGTTCAAGCATATACCAATAAAGGAAAGTTAACCAATTTAAACGAACTCGAGTGGGTTGACGGAAAGATTTACGCCAACCGATACCAAAAAAATGGCGTAGCGGTTATCAATCCTAAAAATGGAGCTATTGAAGCCGTTATCGATTTTAAAGATTTAAAAAACAAAGTCACCAATCACCCAGGCTTGGACGTATTGAACGGTATGGCCTATAACCCCAAAACACAAACCTTGTTCCTTACGGGAAAACGTTGGGATAAACTCTTTGAGGTGCGTATAATAGCTCAAGACTAA
- the hisC gene encoding histidinol-phosphate transaminase, with protein MNLNKLIRPAVKAMKSYSSARDEFESQDKDLVFLDANENPFPNGLNRYPDPQQMQLKNKLAALKGLRPSQILCGNGSDEVLDLIFRAFCEPNEDGIITLTPTYGMYAVLANLNGIQQQCVSLTADFQIDVPAVLNAIRPNSKLLFICSPNNPSGNVMSRTAIKEILKAFKGLVVIDEAYIDFTDTESWLEDLSEHPNLVVTQTLSKAYGLAGIRLGICYATEEIIAVLNKIKPPYNINSLTQKAAISAISQRENTKQQLKTILDQRTKLIREFKKIAWIEKLYPTDANFILIRVDNANLRYEQLKNKGIIVRNRTREDGCTNCLRITVGTAEENKRLINTLNTL; from the coding sequence ATGAATCTTAATAAACTGATAAGACCAGCCGTTAAAGCTATGAAGTCATATTCATCAGCACGTGATGAGTTTGAAAGTCAGGACAAAGACCTGGTGTTTTTGGATGCTAATGAGAATCCTTTTCCCAATGGACTTAACCGATATCCAGACCCCCAACAAATGCAACTTAAAAATAAACTTGCAGCTTTAAAGGGGTTAAGGCCTTCTCAAATATTATGTGGAAATGGAAGTGACGAAGTTTTAGATTTGATATTCCGTGCATTCTGTGAACCTAATGAAGATGGAATAATTACGCTTACACCAACTTATGGTATGTACGCAGTCCTGGCTAACCTAAACGGCATACAACAGCAATGCGTATCTTTAACCGCCGATTTTCAAATTGATGTGCCAGCTGTTTTGAATGCAATCCGACCCAACAGTAAACTTCTATTTATTTGTTCGCCAAACAATCCCTCTGGAAATGTAATGAGCAGAACAGCTATAAAAGAGATTTTAAAAGCATTTAAAGGCTTGGTAGTAATTGATGAAGCCTATATAGATTTTACGGACACTGAAAGTTGGTTGGAGGATTTATCGGAGCATCCAAATTTGGTGGTAACTCAGACTCTGTCTAAAGCATATGGCTTAGCAGGAATTCGTCTAGGGATTTGCTACGCAACGGAAGAGATTATTGCAGTATTAAATAAAATTAAGCCTCCTTACAACATCAACAGCTTAACTCAAAAAGCTGCTATATCAGCGATATCCCAACGAGAAAATACCAAACAACAACTAAAGACAATCCTTGATCAACGCACTAAATTGATTAGAGAATTTAAAAAAATAGCTTGGATTGAAAAGCTTTATCCCACTGATGCGAATTTTATTTTAATTCGTGTTGACAATGCGAACTTGAGGTATGAACAATTAAAAAACAAAGGAATTATTGTTCGTAACAGGACCCGTGAAGACGGTTGCACAAATTGCTTGCGCATCACAGTTGGGACAGCAGAAGAAAATAAAAGACTAATCAATACATTAAATACACTATAG
- a CDS encoding prohibitin family protein: MQKLPKIGLPIIFTIAVVLILISKSAVTIGPGEGGVLFERFGDGINTDKTYGEGFHVVAPWNSMLIFKVRQQSISDEMNVLSVNGLEVRVNGTIWYEPEYENLGKLIKTKGQDYVLELLNPAVNAAARSVVGRYTPEQLYSSKRDVIEQEILDEVVNLTQGQFLNVKRVLVEDVKLPETIKNAIEGKLKQEQQSLEYEFRLVTADKEAQKQRIEAQGKADANRILSASLNDKILQDKGIEATVKLAESPNSKVIVIGSGDSGMPIILGNQ, translated from the coding sequence ATGCAAAAATTACCCAAAATTGGTCTTCCAATAATTTTCACAATCGCTGTTGTTTTGATCTTAATTTCAAAATCTGCAGTCACCATCGGCCCTGGAGAAGGCGGAGTATTATTTGAACGCTTTGGTGATGGTATCAATACTGATAAAACTTACGGAGAAGGTTTTCATGTCGTTGCGCCATGGAACTCCATGCTGATATTCAAGGTGCGTCAACAATCAATTTCAGATGAAATGAACGTTCTTTCAGTAAATGGACTTGAAGTACGCGTCAATGGAACCATATGGTACGAACCAGAATACGAAAACTTAGGGAAATTGATCAAAACTAAAGGACAAGATTACGTTCTTGAACTGCTAAACCCTGCTGTCAATGCTGCAGCACGAAGTGTAGTTGGTCGTTATACTCCAGAACAGTTGTATTCAAGCAAGCGGGATGTGATAGAGCAAGAAATTTTGGATGAGGTAGTTAACCTCACACAAGGACAATTCCTAAACGTGAAGCGCGTTTTGGTAGAGGATGTAAAGCTGCCAGAAACAATCAAAAATGCAATTGAAGGCAAACTAAAACAAGAGCAACAATCCTTAGAATATGAGTTTAGATTGGTTACTGCCGATAAAGAGGCTCAAAAGCAACGTATTGAAGCACAGGGTAAAGCTGATGCTAACCGAATTCTTAGTGCTTCTTTGAATGATAAAATCCTTCAAGACAAAGGAATAGAAGCCACTGTAAAACTTGCTGAGTCACCGAACAGTAAAGTAATAGTGATTGGCTCTGGAGATTCTGGAATGCCAATAATTTTAGGTAACCAATAA
- the fabG gene encoding 3-oxoacyl-[acyl-carrier-protein] reductase has product MKLLEGKTAIITGASRGIGKGIATVFAQQGANVAFTYSSSSEAAEALEKELSGLGVKVKAYKSNAADFEAAQQLATDVLNDFGQIDILVNNAGITKDNLLMRMGEEDFDKVIEVNLKSVFNMTKAVQRTMLKQRKGSIINMSSVVGVKGNAGQTNYAASKAGIIGFSKSVALELGSRNIRSNVIAPGFIETEMTAKLDEATVAQWRAGIPLKRGGSPDDIANACVFLASDLSAYITGQTLNVDGGMLT; this is encoded by the coding sequence ATGAAATTATTAGAAGGAAAAACCGCAATTATCACAGGAGCTAGTAGAGGCATAGGGAAGGGTATTGCTACTGTTTTTGCACAACAAGGCGCTAATGTGGCGTTTACCTACAGTTCCTCTTCAGAGGCTGCTGAAGCTCTCGAGAAAGAGCTTTCAGGCTTAGGTGTGAAAGTGAAGGCATACAAAAGCAATGCTGCTGATTTTGAAGCCGCACAGCAACTCGCTACTGATGTTCTAAACGATTTTGGGCAAATTGATATTTTAGTCAACAATGCAGGCATCACTAAAGACAACCTCTTGATGCGTATGGGCGAAGAGGATTTTGATAAGGTCATTGAAGTGAACCTAAAATCGGTATTCAATATGACCAAGGCTGTACAACGTACTATGCTGAAACAACGCAAAGGATCCATCATCAATATGAGTTCTGTTGTGGGGGTGAAAGGGAATGCTGGACAAACCAACTATGCAGCTTCTAAAGCTGGAATTATAGGATTTTCTAAATCTGTTGCACTAGAATTGGGCTCACGAAACATCCGCAGCAATGTAATCGCACCAGGATTCATTGAAACTGAAATGACCGCCAAGCTCGACGAAGCTACCGTAGCGCAATGGCGCGCAGGGATTCCACTAAAACGTGGAGGATCACCAGATGATATTGCCAATGCATGTGTCTTTTTGGCAAGTGATCTGTCTGCCTATATTACTGGACAAACGCTAAATGTTGACGGCGGTATGCTCACATAA
- the hisG gene encoding ATP phosphoribosyltransferase — MKTLKIAVQKSGRLKDDSLKLLKDIGISIDNGKEQLKARATNFPIEVFYLRNGDIPQYLADGVVDVAIIGSNVLAEKGNSIKSELALGFSRCRVSVAVPKTTPYSSIKDLNGKKIATSYPNTVQAFLDEQGVQADIHIINGSVEIAPNIGLADAIVDIVSTGGTLFKNNLVEKEVILESEAVLAVSPKIQSKQIQILERIKFRVASVLKGRTSKYVLLNAPNEKLEQIISILPGMKSPTVLPLAKSGWSSVHSVIDQHQFWDIIDDLKVNGAEGILICPIEKMVL, encoded by the coding sequence ATGAAAACATTAAAAATTGCCGTTCAAAAATCAGGAAGACTAAAGGATGATTCCTTGAAGTTATTAAAGGACATAGGCATATCTATTGACAACGGAAAAGAACAACTTAAAGCTAGGGCGACAAATTTCCCCATAGAGGTGTTTTATTTACGCAATGGAGATATCCCTCAATATTTAGCCGATGGTGTTGTCGATGTGGCGATTATTGGAAGCAATGTTTTAGCTGAAAAAGGAAACTCAATAAAATCGGAACTGGCGCTTGGATTCTCGCGTTGCCGTGTTTCTGTTGCTGTTCCTAAAACAACTCCTTATTCTTCGATAAAAGATTTAAATGGTAAAAAAATAGCCACCTCTTATCCCAATACAGTCCAGGCGTTTTTAGACGAACAAGGCGTTCAAGCCGATATCCATATCATCAACGGCTCTGTTGAAATTGCACCAAACATTGGTCTTGCCGACGCTATTGTAGATATTGTTTCTACTGGTGGAACACTCTTTAAAAACAATTTGGTCGAAAAAGAAGTTATCCTCGAATCAGAGGCGGTTTTGGCTGTGTCGCCAAAGATCCAAAGTAAACAAATTCAAATTTTAGAACGAATAAAATTCAGAGTGGCTTCTGTGCTTAAGGGGCGAACCTCAAAATATGTACTACTGAATGCCCCTAATGAAAAACTCGAACAAATTATTTCAATTTTACCAGGCATGAAAAGTCCAACTGTCCTGCCTTTAGCAAAATCGGGTTGGAGTTCTGTACATAGTGTGATCGATCAACATCAATTTTGGGACATTATTGACGATTTAAAAGTCAATGGTGCAGAAGGTATACTTATATGTCCAATCGAAAAAATGGTACTCTAA
- the glyA gene encoding serine hydroxymethyltransferase, whose protein sequence is MQRDEQIFELIEAEKNRQLNGIELIASENFTSDQVMEATGSVLTNKYAEGYPGKRYYGGCEVVDEVEQIAIDRAKTLFGAVWANVQPHSGSQANTAVFHACLNLGDKILGFDLSHGGHLTHGSPVNFSGRLYDPVFYGVEKETGMLNYDKIQEIASTEQPKMIIAGASAYSRDIDYKRFREIADSVGAILLGDISHPSGLIAKGVLNDPLPHCHIVTTTTHKTLRGPRGGLIMMGKDFENPFGLKFKSGKLKMMSSLLDSAIFPGNQGGPLEHVIAGKAIAFGEALTDEFMHYILQVKKNADAMAKAFVKRGYDLISGGTDNHMMLIDLRNKNITGKDAEQALVKADITANKNMVPFDTQSPFVTSGIRVGTPAVTTRGLVESDMEAVVALIDEVIANHEDETVLNSVAERVHAMMSHRPLFA, encoded by the coding sequence ATGCAACGCGACGAACAAATTTTTGAACTTATTGAGGCTGAAAAAAACCGTCAGCTTAATGGCATTGAACTTATTGCTTCTGAGAACTTTACAAGTGATCAAGTGATGGAGGCCACGGGCTCTGTATTGACCAATAAATACGCGGAAGGTTACCCTGGAAAACGGTATTATGGTGGTTGTGAAGTTGTGGATGAAGTGGAGCAAATTGCGATCGATCGTGCCAAAACACTTTTTGGTGCCGTATGGGCCAATGTTCAGCCGCATTCTGGAAGTCAAGCCAACACAGCTGTTTTTCATGCATGTCTAAATCTAGGTGACAAAATTTTAGGGTTCGATTTATCACATGGTGGACACCTTACTCATGGTTCACCAGTGAATTTTTCTGGACGTCTTTACGACCCTGTCTTTTATGGCGTAGAAAAAGAAACCGGGATGCTGAATTATGATAAAATTCAAGAGATTGCAAGTACAGAACAACCCAAAATGATTATCGCTGGTGCTTCAGCCTATTCTAGAGATATCGACTACAAACGCTTTCGTGAAATTGCTGATAGTGTTGGTGCTATTTTATTGGGCGATATTTCTCATCCTTCTGGGTTGATCGCAAAAGGTGTGCTAAACGACCCATTACCACATTGTCATATAGTCACTACAACAACACACAAAACCCTTCGTGGTCCAAGAGGAGGTCTTATCATGATGGGTAAAGATTTTGAAAATCCTTTTGGATTGAAGTTCAAGTCTGGGAAACTCAAAATGATGTCTTCGCTGCTAGACTCTGCCATTTTTCCTGGAAACCAAGGCGGACCACTGGAACATGTTATTGCTGGAAAGGCAATTGCATTTGGTGAAGCCCTAACAGATGAATTCATGCATTACATTCTTCAAGTAAAAAAGAATGCAGATGCTATGGCTAAGGCTTTTGTAAAACGAGGTTATGACCTGATTTCTGGAGGTACGGACAACCACATGATGTTGATTGACCTGCGCAATAAAAACATCACAGGAAAAGACGCTGAACAAGCGCTAGTGAAAGCGGACATCACTGCAAATAAAAACATGGTGCCTTTTGATACACAAAGTCCTTTTGTAACTTCAGGTATACGCGTAGGAACTCCTGCTGTTACCACCCGAGGCCTAGTTGAATCGGATATGGAAGCTGTTGTGGCGTTGATTGATGAAGTTATTGCGAATCACGAAGATGAAACTGTGTTGAATTCTGTAGCTGAGCGTGTACATGCTATGATGAGCCACAGACCGTTATTTGCATGA
- a CDS encoding SDR family oxidoreductase, protein MSKTILITGGSSGIGKSMGEFLTQKGFKVYGTSRFPEKYTNSIFPILKLDVTKPDSIRACVETLLSKTKAIDVLINNAGVGITGPLEEIPMAEMKNNFETNFFGPIGMINAVLPSMRAQKSGLIINITSIAGYMGLPFRGVYSASKGALELITEAYRMELKPFGINMTNIAPGDFSTNIAAGRYHAPLKDNSAYQKTYGATLELLDDHVDDGEDPQILAKVVYRIMQTKHPKIHYKVGAFLQKFSIVLKRLLPDHWYERILMSFYKL, encoded by the coding sequence ATGTCAAAGACAATACTCATCACAGGGGGTTCTTCAGGGATTGGGAAATCTATGGGTGAATTTCTTACCCAAAAAGGGTTTAAGGTTTATGGCACGAGCCGATTTCCCGAAAAATACACCAACTCCATATTTCCTATTCTAAAATTGGACGTCACCAAGCCTGATTCCATTCGTGCTTGTGTGGAAACATTGTTGAGTAAAACCAAAGCCATTGATGTTTTGATCAACAACGCAGGGGTAGGAATTACTGGTCCATTAGAAGAAATTCCTATGGCTGAAATGAAAAACAATTTTGAAACAAATTTCTTTGGTCCCATTGGCATGATCAATGCGGTGTTGCCAAGTATGCGGGCACAAAAATCTGGACTCATCATCAACATCACATCTATTGCTGGATATATGGGACTTCCATTTCGAGGGGTGTACAGTGCAAGTAAAGGTGCTTTAGAGCTCATTACAGAAGCCTACCGCATGGAATTAAAACCTTTTGGGATAAACATGACCAATATAGCACCAGGCGATTTTTCGACCAATATTGCCGCTGGACGCTATCATGCGCCATTGAAAGACAATTCTGCTTACCAAAAAACCTATGGCGCTACATTAGAGTTACTCGATGATCATGTAGATGACGGAGAAGATCCACAAATCCTAGCCAAAGTAGTGTACCGGATAATGCAAACAAAGCATCCTAAAATTCATTATAAAGTTGGTGCGTTTTTACAAAAATTCTCAATTGTTCTGAAACGTTTATTGCCAGACCATTGGTACGAACGCATTTTGATGTCGTTTTATAAGCTCTAA
- the fsa gene encoding fructose-6-phosphate aldolase — protein sequence MKFFIDTANLDQIKDAQDLGVLDGVTTNPSLMAKEGITGADNILNHYKAICAIVDGDVSAEVIATDFEGMVREGEALAALNPQIVVKLPMIKAGVKACKYFSDKGIKTNVTLVFSVGQAILAAKAGATYVSPFIGRLDDISTDGLNLIAEIRHIYDNYGFTTEILAASVRHTMHVIDCAKIGADVMTGPLSSIEGLLKHPLTDIGLAKFLADYKKGN from the coding sequence ATGAAATTTTTTATCGACACTGCAAACTTAGATCAAATTAAAGACGCACAAGACCTTGGAGTTTTGGATGGCGTAACCACCAATCCGTCTTTGATGGCAAAAGAAGGTATTACTGGTGCCGATAATATTTTGAACCATTACAAAGCCATTTGCGCTATTGTAGATGGTGATGTTTCTGCGGAAGTAATTGCCACCGATTTTGAGGGAATGGTAAGAGAAGGGGAGGCCCTTGCTGCGCTGAATCCACAGATTGTTGTAAAACTCCCCATGATCAAAGCAGGGGTAAAGGCCTGTAAGTATTTTAGTGATAAAGGCATTAAAACCAACGTAACTTTGGTCTTCTCTGTTGGACAAGCGATTTTGGCCGCAAAAGCAGGGGCAACCTACGTTTCCCCTTTTATTGGACGTTTGGATGATATCTCTACCGATGGTCTTAATCTTATTGCTGAAATACGTCATATTTATGATAACTACGGCTTTACGACCGAAATTTTGGCCGCTTCTGTTCGCCATACCATGCATGTCATTGACTGTGCCAAAATAGGCGCCGATGTAATGACAGGACCACTGAGTTCTATTGAAGGACTATTAAAACACCCACTGACCGATATTGGTTTAGCTAAGTTTTTGGCGGATTATAAAAAAGGGAATTAG